A region from the Thermanaeromonas toyohensis ToBE genome encodes:
- a CDS encoding hydrogenase maturation protease, translating into MALVKIIGCGNPLAGDDGVGLKVIEELKRWGLPPGVRLISAGLPGLTILDLMRGADQVIIVDAVEAGQKPGTVIHCKETDLARVTFRSLSLHNIGIAEALSLGRLVEPEAFPRRLDIVGVQIAEITWGKADLSPLVAAALPLAVHTVYNILKGGGPYA; encoded by the coding sequence ATGGCTTTAGTCAAAATTATAGGCTGCGGGAATCCCTTGGCTGGGGATGATGGAGTAGGTCTTAAGGTCATAGAAGAGCTTAAGCGCTGGGGGCTTCCGCCGGGGGTTAGGCTCATCTCGGCGGGGCTCCCGGGGCTTACCATTCTAGACCTTATGCGCGGCGCAGACCAGGTCATCATCGTAGATGCAGTGGAAGCAGGGCAAAAGCCTGGTACTGTGATCCATTGTAAAGAAACGGACCTGGCCCGGGTTACCTTCCGCAGCCTTTCCTTACACAATATAGGTATAGCAGAGGCTTTGAGCTTAGGACGCTTAGTAGAACCGGAAGCCTTCCCGCGTCGTCTTGACATAGTCGGCGTGCAGATAGCCGAAATAACCTGGGGAAAAGCTGATTTAAGCCCGTTAGTGGCAGCTGCTTTACCCCTGGCTGTGCATACTGTATACAATATTCTAAAGGGTGGGGGACCATATGCATGA
- the hypA gene encoding hydrogenase maturation nickel metallochaperone HypA, whose translation MHELSLAQEAIRLVVQDASRRGLKRVTLVKILVGEWTAVLPEAFRLAFECASRGTIVEGARLEIEEAPARALCCTCGLEFHPKEWFLLCPRCSTPGAQLLSGREMQIVSYEGSLALEKAQ comes from the coding sequence ATGCATGAACTATCCCTAGCCCAGGAAGCCATACGCTTAGTAGTCCAGGATGCTAGCCGAAGGGGTTTAAAGCGGGTAACCCTAGTGAAGATTTTAGTGGGAGAATGGACAGCAGTCCTGCCGGAGGCCTTCCGCTTAGCCTTTGAGTGCGCAAGCCGTGGTACAATAGTAGAAGGTGCGCGTTTAGAAATTGAAGAAGCGCCTGCCCGCGCTCTATGCTGCACCTGCGGGCTGGAATTCCACCCTAAGGAATGGTTTTTATTATGCCCCCGGTGTTCTACCCCAGGTGCCCAGCTTTTGAGCGGCCGGGAGATGCAGATAGTATCTTATGAAGGAAGCCTAGCCTTAGAGAAAGCCCAATAG
- the hypB gene encoding hydrogenase nickel incorporation protein HypB, with amino-acid sequence MPDFKVILAQDLRQANQEQATENRERFSSFGITVVNLISSPGAGKTSILEATLAHLSGTMGIGVIEGDIATTRDAARIARYNVPVVQINTDGACHLDARLISRAIVELPLEKLDLLFIENVGNLVCPAEFDLGEDIKACILSVAEGSDKPLKYPLIFREAQVLLLNKIDLLPYTDFNMEAFRQDISKLNPELTIFPVSARTGEGLGEWCTWLKRQVASKKKSAVPCDAIA; translated from the coding sequence ATGCCTGATTTCAAGGTAATCCTGGCCCAGGACCTGCGCCAGGCTAACCAGGAACAAGCCACCGAAAACAGGGAAAGGTTTTCTTCCTTCGGAATTACCGTAGTTAACCTCATCAGTAGCCCCGGAGCAGGTAAAACTAGCATCCTGGAAGCCACCCTGGCGCACCTTTCTGGGACTATGGGTATAGGGGTAATAGAGGGCGACATTGCTACCACGCGCGACGCAGCCCGTATAGCCCGGTATAACGTACCCGTAGTCCAAATCAACACCGATGGTGCCTGCCATCTGGATGCAAGGCTAATATCCCGGGCTATTGTAGAACTACCTTTGGAAAAACTAGATCTCCTTTTCATCGAGAATGTAGGTAATCTAGTCTGCCCAGCGGAGTTCGACCTGGGTGAAGATATTAAAGCTTGTATCTTAAGCGTAGCTGAAGGTAGTGATAAACCCCTAAAATACCCTCTTATTTTTAGGGAAGCGCAGGTTCTCCTATTGAACAAGATAGACCTTTTACCGTATACTGATTTTAATATGGAGGCCTTCCGCCAAGATATAAGTAAATTAAATCCCGAGCTTACTATATTTCCTGTTTCTGCGCGAACCGGCGAAGGCCTGGGGGAATGGTGCACATGGCTAAAACGGCAGGTAGCATCCAAAAAGAAAAGTGCCGTCCCCTGCGACGCTATCGCCTAA